A genomic stretch from Candidatus Woesearchaeota archaeon includes:
- a CDS encoding deoxynucleoside kinase translates to MKGTFVMIDGVDGCGKGTVTTALRRYEEKKGKRVLDLREYWQEHNTIPELEEIKEYDVIISNEPTFVYVGKAIREEIIRKNEKRKYSGISTAHAFSLDREILYKRLLVPAMEAGKIIFQERGVISSLVYQPVQLEQITLMDLMKLPGNAFAIKHAPSLLLIIDIDSDVAIKRLKERKKQDNAIFEEVLFLRKIASRYKSEWIQKVFEKGGTKIVYIDTNPPATVEDTERKVIDIWEKYNNESTLVKHI, encoded by the coding sequence ATGAAAGGAACATTTGTCATGATTGATGGTGTTGATGGCTGCGGCAAAGGGACTGTGACGACTGCACTTCGACGCTATGAAGAAAAAAAGGGAAAACGCGTTCTTGACCTGCGCGAATACTGGCAAGAACACAATACTATTCCTGAACTCGAAGAAATTAAAGAATATGACGTGATTATCAGCAATGAGCCGACGTTTGTGTATGTGGGTAAAGCAATTCGTGAAGAAATTATCCGCAAAAACGAGAAACGAAAATATTCAGGAATATCCACTGCACACGCGTTTAGTTTAGATCGCGAGATTTTATACAAACGCCTTCTTGTCCCTGCAATGGAAGCAGGCAAAATTATTTTCCAAGAACGAGGGGTTATTTCTTCTCTTGTTTATCAACCAGTACAACTCGAACAAATTACCTTAATGGATTTGATGAAACTCCCTGGCAACGCATTTGCCATCAAACACGCTCCTTCGCTTCTTCTCATCATTGACATTGATTCTGATGTCGCTATCAAACGCCTGAAGGAACGGAAAAAACAGGACAACGCTATTTTTGAAGAAGTTTTGTTTTTACGAAAAATCGCGTCGCGCTACAAAAGTGAGTGGATTCAGAAAGTGTTTGAAAAAGGAGGAACAAAAATTGTGTATATTGATACCAATCCTCCCGCGACTGTTGAGGACACTGAACGAAAAGTTATTGATATCTGGGAGAAATACAATAATGAGAGCACACTCGTGAAACATATTTGA
- a CDS encoding MFS transporter produces MQKKKTDAKNVIWLGIVSLLTDISSEMLFPIIPPIIPLFLTVVLKANMAIIGFIEGIAEGLSAFLKLIAGIVSDRFKHKKLLTIIGYSSSALSKPFLALATIWPHVLIVRILDRIGKGIRTTPRDALIAASVKDSERGKYFGLHRTMDSVGAVVGVLIVTALLFYLGESEASFRTVFWISFIPAALAVVLLFLFVHDVETKAETKKQKPFNLFKVWKRLNRDLKKFYMIMLLFNAASFSYAFFILRAQNVGFAIKLIPILYLVYNIFYAFSAYPAGKISDHFGRNTVLAAGFLLFAVTSLGFGFFANDSTLWILFAMYGVFIGLTDGVARAVVADLSTEKDSGTAFGVYHMLVGLTIFPANMIGGLLWKYVSPTAPFVYAAVLALLATAAILLFHNREKVKAVKMTMQNFKAYR; encoded by the coding sequence ATGCAAAAGAAAAAAACAGATGCAAAAAACGTCATATGGTTAGGAATAGTCAGTCTATTGACAGATATTAGTTCAGAAATGTTATTTCCTATAATTCCTCCTATAATTCCGTTATTTCTCACTGTTGTGCTCAAAGCAAATATGGCCATCATTGGATTTATTGAAGGAATAGCAGAAGGACTATCTGCATTCCTAAAATTGATTGCAGGCATTGTCAGCGATCGCTTTAAGCATAAAAAACTCTTAACTATTATCGGATACAGTTCTTCAGCGCTGTCAAAACCATTTCTTGCATTAGCAACAATATGGCCGCATGTCCTCATCGTAAGAATTTTGGACAGAATTGGGAAAGGAATTAGAACAACGCCGAGAGACGCGTTGATTGCGGCGTCAGTAAAAGATTCTGAGCGAGGAAAATATTTTGGCCTGCATAGAACAATGGACAGTGTTGGCGCAGTTGTTGGCGTTCTTATTGTTACAGCATTACTCTTCTATTTGGGAGAATCAGAAGCAAGTTTCCGAACAGTGTTTTGGATTTCTTTTATTCCCGCAGCGCTTGCAGTTGTATTACTTTTCTTGTTTGTCCATGATGTCGAAACAAAAGCAGAAACAAAAAAACAAAAACCATTCAACCTCTTCAAAGTATGGAAAAGATTGAACAGGGATCTCAAAAAATTTTATATGATCATGCTACTCTTCAACGCAGCAAGTTTCAGCTATGCTTTTTTCATTTTGCGAGCGCAAAATGTCGGTTTCGCAATCAAATTGATTCCAATCCTTTACCTCGTCTACAATATTTTCTATGCGTTTAGTGCGTATCCTGCGGGAAAAATCTCTGATCATTTTGGCAGAAATACTGTCCTTGCAGCAGGATTCCTATTATTTGCAGTAACAAGTCTTGGGTTTGGTTTTTTTGCGAATGACTCTACGCTTTGGATTTTATTCGCGATGTATGGAGTTTTTATTGGTCTTACGGATGGGGTTGCGAGAGCAGTAGTCGCGGATCTTTCCACAGAGAAAGATTCAGGAACAGCGTTTGGTGTGTATCACATGCTTGTAGGTCTCACTATTTTCCCTGCGAATATGATTGGTGGGTTACTCTGGAAGTATGTGAGTCCAACAGCGCCGTTTGTCTATGCAGCAGTTCTTGCATTGCTTGCAACAGCTGCAATTCTTCTCTTCCACAATCGAGAAAAAGTCAAAGCAGTGAAGATGACCATGCAGAATTTCAAGGCGTATAGGTAG